The nucleotide sequence TAAAGTTGGGCGCATTTGTGCGAATCGACGCCTTCATCATGGCAATCCATTTGTGGGGAATGCCGTGGCGATCGCGCTCATAAAACAGCGGCGCAATCTCCCGTTCTAGCAGCGTGTACAGCGAGTCCGCATCGATTTGGTCTTGATGTTCTTGGTCACTGGTGTCCACTTCTTCGCCAATGGTCCAGCCATTGCTCGGCTGTCCGGCCCGTCCGGGCTGATGCCCCTCACACCACCAACCATCGCCAATGCTGAGATTGATGACCCCGTTAAAGGCTGCCTTTTGGCCGCTGGTGCCACAGGCTTCCGTGGGACGACGCGGCGTATTCAGCCACACATCGACGCCATGCACCATCAGTTTGGCGGTAAACAGGTCGTAGTCTTCGATAAAGGCGACGCGATCACGCAAAGCCGGATGCCGACACCACTCCATCAACCGCTGAATGATGCGTTTGCCCTCGTCATCACCAGGGCGCGCCTTGCCCGCAAAAATAATTTGAATCGGTCGCCGCGCGTTGGAAAAAATCCGAATCGCCCGCTGCAAATCCTTAAAAATCAACGCCCCTCGCTTGTAGGGACTAAAGCGTCGCGCAAATCCCAACGTCAACACATTCGGGTCCAGCAGCCGCTCCACGGCCATGATGTCGTCCTTGGCTTCCTTCCGCTCTAACCGGGAGGCCAACACCTGCGATCGCGCATACGCAATCAGACGCTCCTTCAAAATGCAGTGCCGCCGCCACAACTCCCGCTCCGGAATCGCGTTCACGTTTTGCCAAATTTCTTTGCTGGCGAGATGCAGTTCCACATGGGTCCAAATATCCGTCGTGTTCATGTGTAGCTGTGACCAGTTTTTGCCCAAATGCTGACTGTACAAGTCCACCAAAAGGGGGGCCGTCCAACTGCTGAGGTGGGCACCATTCGTCACATAGCCAATGGGCACTTCTTCCTCCGCCTTGTCGGGATACAGAATTTGCCACATTTCACGCGACACTTTGCCATGGCGCTGACTCACGGCATTGGCCTGACGGGTCATCCGCAGCGCCAGCACCGACAAGCTAAACGGTTCCCACGGATCGCCAATGCGGCGTGCCCCCAAATTCAAAAACTCTTCGCGCTCCAGTTCGAGCTGCGGCCAGTAATGACCAAAAAACGAATCCATCATGTCGGCGGAGAAGGCATTGTTGCCATCAGGCACCGGAGTGTGGGTGGTGAAGACGGAGCGATCGCGCACCCACCTTTGCGCTTCATCAAAGGTGCTGCCCGCATATTCCATCTCTAGGCGCACCACTTCCAACAGAGCAAAGGCAGAGCTGCCCTCGTTGATGTGATAAACCGATGGCTCAATTTCTAACGTGTGGAGCACCTGCACGCCGCCAATGCCCAGCAAAATCTGCTGCGCCAGCCGGGTTTCCCGGTTGCCACCGTAGAGTTGGCCGGTCAACTTGCGGTCAATGGGGTCATTGTCGGGGCGATCTGCATCCAGCAAATATAAATCCACCCGACCAATTCGGGCTTTCCACACCTGCACCCGCACCGTCCGCTGGCGCACCGTCACCTTGACCGTCACCGGCTGACCATATTCATCGCGCACCAGCTCCAGCGGCATGTGCTCAAAGTCGTTGTCGCGATAAAAGTCTTCTTGCCAACCGCTGCGGTTTAACCGCTGGCAAACGTATCCTTGCTTATACAACAAGCCCACGCCGACCATCGGCACCCCTAAATCAGAAGCCGACTTGAGGTAATCGCCCGCTAGCACCCCCAAGCCACCGCAGTAGGTATACAGCGATTCGTGAATGCCGTATTCCATACAAAAGTAGGCGACGGGCTCTTCAGGCGTGAGGTGTGGTGCCACGCGGCGGCCCCAGGTCGATCGCTCCCGCATGTAAGCGTCAAAATGATTAGCGAGTACCTGTAACCGTTTCAAATAATCGGGATTTTCGGCCACTTGCGACAGCCGCTCATAAGACACCGCCTCTAACAAAGCGACAGGATTGTGGTAGCAGTTTTGCCACACCGTTGGCTCAATGATGCTGAACAGTGACATGCGATCGGGCGTCCAGCTCCACCAGTAGTTGTAGGCCAAATCAGCCAGCCGCCGTAACGGTGAAGGCAGTTTCTTTTTGAGTTGACTGATGGGATTCATAAATCGATAGCAACCGATGCCAGGAAAACTGTAAACAAAGATGTGGCCGAGCTTGCCGCCAAGAACAGGAGGGAAAAGAGTGACACAGCTAGGGCACCACATCGTTGCCCATAAACCCGGGCAACCCCAATAAACAGCCAACAAATTGTGCTGCACTCACTGCCGCGCAGCCTGTCAAAAGCTGTCATTTTTTCTAGCCTAACGCGGATGCTTACTGCAGGATCATGGATTCCCTGCCGACCAGAAAAAATTCATCTCACCTTTAGCTACGCTGGTGCGTCAGGGGCGTTATGCCCATCGCGACTAACGATAAGGGAGGGAGTCGCTTGCGGCAGTCTCTCCTGCCATAGGCCGACCAGCCCCTCCTGACAGCACCCCATCCAGACTAAATTCTGTGGCCTGAGAACACCCAGATTGCGGTGGTGACCCGCTCCCTGAGGATGGCACTCAGACTAAGGCGGGTTCCTGCGGGGCGATCGCTTCAGGCATCCGCCGCCCCACGGCAGTGGCAATGGGTCGCAGGCTCTCGACCAGAGCGGCCATATCCTCTAACGACAGAGCTTGACGGGCATCCGACACGGACTCTTCGGGCACGGGGTGACACTCAATCATGAGACCGTCGGCCCCCGCCGCGATCGCCGCCCGCGCCAAGTTGGGCACCAGTTCGCGCTTGCCCGCCGCATGGCTGGGGTCAACAATCACCGGCAAATGGGTGATTTGCTTCAGAGCCACGACCGCCCCCAGATCCAACACATTGCGGGTGTAGGTATCGAAGCTGCGAATGCCCCGCTCACAGAGGATGATGTTGGGGTTACCGTGAGCGGCGATGTACTCAGCCGCCATGACCAGTTCTTGAATGGTGGCCGCCAGTCCGCGCTTCAGCACGATGGGCTTGTCAACTTTGCCGAGGGCTTTGAGCAAGTCGAAGTTCTGCATGTTGCGGCTACCGACTTGTAAGGCATCAGCATGGGCCGCGATCGCCTCAATTTGATGAATCGCCATGACTTCGGTAATCACGGGCAGGTGATAGCGCCGCCGCACCCGATCCAAAATGGCTAATCCGGCTTCGCCCATCCCTTGGAAGGCGTAGGGCGAGGTGCGGGGCTTGTAAACGCCGCCGCGCAACGCCTGGATCGTGCGCTGACCCAGTCGAGTCGCGATCGCTTCCATCTGATCGAGACTTTCGACCGAGCAGGGACCGCCGACAATGAGCAGTTCATCGCCGCCGACGGTGACTTGCTCATTTAGGGCGATCACCGTGCCGTGGTCGTCATGGGCTTTAGCGGTGAGTTTGGCGTCTTGCATGGATTGGATTCCTTGTTGATAGTGGTTGGATAACGGTCAGTCGAACATTCGCAGCATTGAAAAACCCCCGGGTCGTCTAGGACGCTCCGGGGGTTTGATTAACAGGCATCACAGCCTCGTCACCCGGAGCAAATCCTAGTGAAAAAGAAAAAGCTAAAAAGCCAGTAAGCCGAAGCGGAATAAAACATGATGACGAGCCGGGTGGGTGAGACGATAATCCCTAAAAACGCAAAAACCGCAGAGCGGGTCTGCGGTTCACTAGAAGAGTTCAGCACAAGCTAAATTCACACCTAGTGAACCTCCTCAAAAAACCAAAAATAAAATTGCTCTGCGCGGAATTGCATGTGTCTTGAAATTAACGCTTGGTACAGGGTAACAATGGAATTCGGAGGCGTCAACCAGCTCTCGCAATTTTGGCGCATCAGTGCGACGCCACCTGGGACTCCTGCTGAACTGAGCCGAACGTATCCGTTATTCAATACAGACTGATATTCCGCCTGCCGCCATCGGACCAATCGCAACAGTGCCGAAAGCTTGCATCGTTGCAGCTTCATAACAGAGCGCCACGGCCTTCCGGAAACTACTGTAGGCTGAGGGTTGACGGAGTGACCACCGCCATTTCATGGGGCCAAGACCATGCTTTCCGACCTTCAAAAGCGCAAGTTAACCAAGCTGTTTAGCCTATACGACTCAGACTATACGGGCGTTTTAGTCAAACAAGACTTTGAGCTCATGTTCAAAAAGCTCTCTAACCTGCGCGGTTGGTCAAAGCGATCGCCCCGTTGCATCGTGCTCGAAGATAAACTCATGCGCCAGTGGCAGGGACTAGAAGCCAAAGCCGATACCCACCACAATGACGAAATTTCGTTGAGTGAGTGGTTTGCATATTACGAAGACATCCTGGCCGACGCCAGCGCCAGCCCGGAAATGATTGGCGATTTGATTGAGTTAGTGTTTGATGTCTTTGACCAAGACGAAGATGGCCGGATTAATCAAGCCGAATGGGGCCAGTTACTCGCCGTTTTTAACGAATCCCCCGTGTATGCGCCATTGGTATTTCCGCAACTCGACCAAGACCAAGACGGCTTTCTGACCAAAAACGAGATGCGGGGCTTGTTCATTAATTTCTGCTATAGCGACGACCCCGATGAAGTTGCCAACCACATGTTTGGCCCGTACTAACGAGATACCAGCTCCCGGAGCCGCAGATCCAGTCGAGGCCGTTGCTGCCCGTAAATGGCAAACGCAGCAGCGCTACTCGTCTTCGTGGGCGTGATAAGCCGCCTCAATTTCTTGCATCTGGATGTCGAGCTCTTTGAGTAACTTGACCAGAGCTTTCAAGGTTTTAGAGCGTGACGGTTGAAAGTTGAGGGATTTGCGAGCGCGATCGCGCATATCATTCAGACGCTCTTTCAACGTTTGAGCGGCATCCAACGCATCCCGGCTTAAGCTATCGATTTGATACTGCTGATGAAATTCTAGTGCGGCCCCGCGTAACACTTGCAAGGTCGCCTCTTCAGTTTCATCGCCCGGCAGCAACTTCAGCCGGAGCAAGATCCGCTCACCATCTTGGGTGCGCTCAATCTCGACTTGCTTGGGCTGAGTCACCGGAGCTAATGTGGCATGAGTCAACTGCTTAAATTCATTAATCACCGCTTGCAGGACTTGGCTGTCAACCGGTTCAATCAAGCCTTCTAAAACGCCGTTGCGGCTCCACAAAATTTGGTGGGAATGCCCATGGCGCTTGAGGTATAAACGGCCAATACCATCACCAATCACCTTATCCAAGAGGGCTTGCATCAGCACTTTGGGTGGCAGAGCACACAGCAGACGACTGATATCGTCATCGTGCGCTTCATCAGTGGCCGGGGCATCGGGTACTTCAGCGGGTGGGGCTTCAGCGAGCGGAGCTTCTTCAGGGGGCGGGACCTCAGCGGTCGGTGCTTCAGCGGGCGGAGGCGGCACCATAACCGATGGTGTCTCTTCGCTCTCGGGGGGAACTTCTTCACTGATCTCAGGCTCTGCAGTCTCAGCTGGGGGCGGCCCAACCGCACTGGCCTCCTCTAGTACCGGAGAGGTTGTGGGCTCAAACACTTCGGCCAATGCCGCTGCTCGCTGCTCTTCAGCCACCAGCTGAGACGTCAGGTCTCTGGGCAGCAGCGCGGTCATCTCTTCGACTTGTTCGAGAATCAAGGTCGCCTGTAACTGCTCGTCAGAAATTGCACCCCCTGCCATGGGTGCTGGTTCGTGAGCGATCGCCGCTTCTGTCGCAAACGATGATACGGAAGCACCCGCTGCCGCATCAACCGCCGCTGATGCGGCAGCCTTTTCAGCCTCAGCGGCCTTTTCAGCCTCGGCATTGGCAACATTAGCCTGCCGCTGACTCTCAGCAGTGTGCTTAAGATATTGCGATAGCAAATCACGGTGCCAGTCAGACGCCACCTTCTGAAAGCGGATGGAGTAGTTGATGTAAGACAGCTGTTTAGTGACGTACTCAGCCGCTGCCGGATCATCAGGATCAACCGTTCCCATGGTTAGGCAGCTGCCATCAATTGAGAGTGGGGCAACTTGGTAGTAGAGACACGCCTCAAAGGGCAAAATACTGTCAATTAGTGCGTAAATTTGAGCTCGCTCTAGGTCAGTTGGCGAACCATCGGTATCGGCCTGAGACATCGAAGCCGCCCCTCCTTGATTAGCCCTCATCCGATCATCACCCGACTGTTTAGCCATACTTGCCAGAATTGCAGAGCGTTCCCCAAGAGCCACCCGTTGTGATGATCGACCCGCTAGAGACATCATCGCAAAGACGCTCTCGAAAGGTACGATCCGCTCAAGGATTGATAATGGTCTTAACACATATCGCTTTTATAACAACCCGGAGAAAATTCAGCGGCAATTTTTGAACCTTCTGGTAAGTCTATTTATAAAGCGTGAAGAATCTTTAGAGGGAATCAACCGAGTTCCTCACATCTTAATAAGCGTAAATAGAGCCCACTTTCGGAGCCGTATGGCAGCGGCGATCGCCCCTCTACGTACGCTCTGACAAAAAACTTATGCACTCAATACCAGAAGCACATATCAGTTAAGTCAGTTAAGTCAGTTAAATTAGCCTAAGCATGGAGACAAGAGGGCGATCGGACTCATACAACTATGCCAGATCGCCTTACATAACCATTTCCGACAACACACCAAGGCTTTGACCGGCACCAAGAGCGAGACTCGGTACCACCCCGGTGGATTGCCTGGAGTGGATATTGCTAGAGCACGGCTTCTTCTTGATGAGTTTTGATGGTGCAGTCTGAGGTTGGTTTGCCAATACAAGTTAGCACATAGCCTTCTTCGATCTGGCCTTCATCGAGCTGCATTTGCCCTTCCTGATCCAGGCTTTCGCCCTCGATCACCTGACCGGCGCAAGTGCTGCAGGCTCCAGAACGGCAAGAATACGGTAAGTCGATGTCATATTCCATTTCGGCCACGTCGAGAATGCTCTCGTTTTCAGGAACTTCAATAACCGTATCGAGTGCTTCTGCTTCATTAATGAGATGAACTTGATAAGTCGTTGCCATAAGAACTATTTACAGTTGCTTCAAAGTCATTGAAACAAACTGCACCCGACTCGCCCTCTGCCAATGGGGCAGAAAATTGATCGCGGCAATTTCCCTCAGTTGATAGACGATCGCTGGCACGAGGGCGATCGCTGCCCACCCTTGGCAGCGCCCCGATGCAGAATTGCACCGGGCTCATTTTATTTTTTTTGGATATTGACTCCCGGCGCCAACGACTAACCTGATTGGCCAGCGCTCAGGAGTGGGAATTTAATTAAGTGTGGGCAGCCGTCTCGGCTGTCCCAGGGCAGGCAAGATGCCTGCCTGATACAACTTGGATGTGATATTCAACCCTGGTTCCTAAGGCTGATTGTCGATCGCCTCAGCGTCCTCCGGGGTCACAACAGACGTAAATAGCACACTCTTGGCTGCCCCTAAAGCCTCGTTCAAAAACAGCGACGGTGACGCCTCCTGGGCCATTTGCTCGATCTGGTGTTTGAGCTGCGCCACCTTGCGGAGGTTTTGAGTCGCCAGGTTCGTTGCCTCACCGGGATCTTGCGCCAGGTTAAATAGCTCGACGCGGGAGGGCAACGCCACCTTCCACACGAGTTTCCAATCGCCCTCATGGACAGCCGCGCGAAAAGGCTCAACGTCAAAGCCGACGGCATCGCGCTCCATCATTGTGCCCTCCGCCAGAGCAGGCCAAATATTCAACCCATCGAGTGGTTTCGTCGGATCAGGCGCTGCACCTGCCAGGCTGGCGAGGGTCGGATACCAATCGATAATGTGCATGGGCTGGTCAGTGGCCGAACCGGGTTCGATCTGGCCTGGCCAGTTGGCGAGGGCCACCACGCGAGTCCCCCCTTCGTAGAGCGACCCTTTGCCTTCGCGGAAGATCCCGTTATCGGCAGGAATGGTGCCGCCGGAGGTATCTACTTCTCCTGTCACCGCCGCCGAACGAGGACCGCCATTGTCGCTCTGGAACACAATCAGCGTGTTGTCGCGCATGCCCCGCCGCTCTAACGCCTCGACCACCTGCCCGATCTGTTCATCCATCACAGAAATCATGGCCGCATAAGCCCGACGGCTCGGATCGGCGATGTGGGCGTATTGCGCCAGCGCTTCCTCTGGTGCCTGATAGGGGGCATGGGGGGCGGTAAACGCCAGATACATGAAGAGGGGCGTCTCCGGATCGTGCTCGTCGATCAGCTTGACCGCATCCTGCCCGAGCAGGGTGGTGACATAGCCCTCTTCTTCGACCAATTCGTTGTTGCGATACCAGTCCACGACGCCGTGGGCGGAATGGGTAAAGTAGTCGATTTCGCCCAGAATGGGACCGTAGTGATAATCAAACCCGCGTTGCAGAGGCCAATACTGGCGATCGGCATGGCCCAGGTGCCACTTGCCCACCAGGGCGGTCTTGTAGCCGACCTCTTTGAGCGCCTGGGGCAACAGCCATTCATCGGTCGGCAGTCCATAGGTACCCGCCGAGGGAATCACGAGGGTTTGGAATCCATAGCGGAAGGGATAACGCCCCGTCATCAGGGCCGCTCTGGAGGGGGTGCACCAGGGATGAGCGTGGTACTTTTCGAGGCGAATGCCCGTCTGGGCGAGGCGATCGAGATTCGGGGTCTGAATATCTGAGCCATGAAACCCGACATCTTTCCACCCCTGGTCGTCCGCCATGATGTAAACGATATGGGGGCGAGAAGGTGTTTGGGCGATCGCGGCTGGCGACCACCAGCTATGCATCCCTGACACAACGGCCACAATGAAGGCGATGGCAAAGCCCAGGGCTTTTACGTTACGCATGACTCCCGTTCCTACTAATCACTTTGAGATGAGTTATGACCAACCAGAAATAGCGCGACACCCTGCGGCATAATTAATTTCAGGACTGACCACAAAGCCCCACAATAGGGCGCAGCAAAACGGGTGACTATCTAAAAATCGCAAGTTTGCAGCAGCACAGCATTAAGAAATTTGAAGGCTTTCAACCCAAAAACATGATTTCAGGGGTGGCTTCTGTAGAAAGGTGGACATTACTTTGACCAGACATGAAACCGCTGAAAAGCCGGATGGCTGAATTTTCCAATAACGCCGCCTCGAATGCAGCCAAGTACTATCAATTCAAAGATGTTGATGAGCTAGCGTTTTTTTTGCCTGAAGATGTCCGCCTGACGCCCTTAGCGTGCGAGCCGTTTAAGTGCGAATCAGCGGCGCTTGATTTAGGAGCCGTTCAGTTCAATTTCAATGATGTGAATCGTAGCCTGCATGCCTTTGGCGATAAGCAGACGGAATTTTTGACTTTTGTCATGATTCTGAAAGGATCAGGCCAGCAGGGGATTGAAAATAGCCGACTTG is from Leptolyngbya iicbica LK and encodes:
- the glgP gene encoding alpha-glucan family phosphorylase, which codes for MNPISQLKKKLPSPLRRLADLAYNYWWSWTPDRMSLFSIIEPTVWQNCYHNPVALLEAVSYERLSQVAENPDYLKRLQVLANHFDAYMRERSTWGRRVAPHLTPEEPVAYFCMEYGIHESLYTYCGGLGVLAGDYLKSASDLGVPMVGVGLLYKQGYVCQRLNRSGWQEDFYRDNDFEHMPLELVRDEYGQPVTVKVTVRQRTVRVQVWKARIGRVDLYLLDADRPDNDPIDRKLTGQLYGGNRETRLAQQILLGIGGVQVLHTLEIEPSVYHINEGSSAFALLEVVRLEMEYAGSTFDEAQRWVRDRSVFTTHTPVPDGNNAFSADMMDSFFGHYWPQLELEREEFLNLGARRIGDPWEPFSLSVLALRMTRQANAVSQRHGKVSREMWQILYPDKAEEEVPIGYVTNGAHLSSWTAPLLVDLYSQHLGKNWSQLHMNTTDIWTHVELHLASKEIWQNVNAIPERELWRRHCILKERLIAYARSQVLASRLERKEAKDDIMAVERLLDPNVLTLGFARRFSPYKRGALIFKDLQRAIRIFSNARRPIQIIFAGKARPGDDEGKRIIQRLMEWCRHPALRDRVAFIEDYDLFTAKLMVHGVDVWLNTPRRPTEACGTSGQKAAFNGVINLSIGDGWWCEGHQPGRAGQPSNGWTIGEEVDTSDQEHQDQIDADSLYTLLEREIAPLFYERDRHGIPHKWIAMMKASIRTNAPNFNSDRMVAEYVMRAYLDDLSRPLPLKAGHVA
- the aroF gene encoding 3-deoxy-7-phosphoheptulonate synthase codes for the protein MQSMQDAKLTAKAHDDHGTVIALNEQVTVGGDELLIVGGPCSVESLDQMEAIATRLGQRTIQALRGGVYKPRTSPYAFQGMGEAGLAILDRVRRRYHLPVITEVMAIHQIEAIAAHADALQVGSRNMQNFDLLKALGKVDKPIVLKRGLAATIQELVMAAEYIAAHGNPNIILCERGIRSFDTYTRNVLDLGAVVALKQITHLPVIVDPSHAAGKRELVPNLARAAIAAGADGLMIECHPVPEESVSDARQALSLEDMAALVESLRPIATAVGRRMPEAIAPQEPALV
- a CDS encoding EF-hand domain-containing protein codes for the protein MLSDLQKRKLTKLFSLYDSDYTGVLVKQDFELMFKKLSNLRGWSKRSPRCIVLEDKLMRQWQGLEAKADTHHNDEISLSEWFAYYEDILADASASPEMIGDLIELVFDVFDQDEDGRINQAEWGQLLAVFNESPVYAPLVFPQLDQDQDGFLTKNEMRGLFINFCYSDDPDEVANHMFGPY
- a CDS encoding 2Fe-2S iron-sulfur cluster-binding protein; this encodes MATTYQVHLINEAEALDTVIEVPENESILDVAEMEYDIDLPYSCRSGACSTCAGQVIEGESLDQEGQMQLDEGQIEEGYVLTCIGKPTSDCTIKTHQEEAVL
- a CDS encoding arylsulfatase B yields the protein MRNVKALGFAIAFIVAVVSGMHSWWSPAAIAQTPSRPHIVYIMADDQGWKDVGFHGSDIQTPNLDRLAQTGIRLEKYHAHPWCTPSRAALMTGRYPFRYGFQTLVIPSAGTYGLPTDEWLLPQALKEVGYKTALVGKWHLGHADRQYWPLQRGFDYHYGPILGEIDYFTHSAHGVVDWYRNNELVEEEGYVTTLLGQDAVKLIDEHDPETPLFMYLAFTAPHAPYQAPEEALAQYAHIADPSRRAYAAMISVMDEQIGQVVEALERRGMRDNTLIVFQSDNGGPRSAAVTGEVDTSGGTIPADNGIFREGKGSLYEGGTRVVALANWPGQIEPGSATDQPMHIIDWYPTLASLAGAAPDPTKPLDGLNIWPALAEGTMMERDAVGFDVEPFRAAVHEGDWKLVWKVALPSRVELFNLAQDPGEATNLATQNLRKVAQLKHQIEQMAQEASPSLFLNEALGAAKSVLFTSVVTPEDAEAIDNQP